The Brassica napus cultivar Da-Ae chromosome C1, Da-Ae, whole genome shotgun sequence DNA segment AAATAATAGACTTAGTATTGAAAAAGTTATTTGAGAAAAATGTTTGACTGCCACCGCCAGCTTGTTCGACAGTTGGAGTAGCcgattaaaaagaaactaaaacgTGTCTGGTAAATATCATTAAAGGTCACCACACAAAAACCATTAAGTGCATAATTTCACAATTAGGAATTTAGGATCATAATTTCCCTAAAAAaagcaaaatataaaattgGAAAACTTTGGTCATATGACTCATCTAATCAATATCTTTGGTTAGTTCTTTTATACGACTTGACCCCTAAGAAGCATCATATTAAACCTTTCCCTAATCTTACCTATAaagtatgaatttaaatattttgtcatTTGCTTCTAGTGGGCTTACTGTTTGCTCTGTCCCACTACTTTACATGAATGAGTTATAACTTGGGGCGGACGCAGGTAAAGGTATGGCATGTGCCACatactctttttttcttcttcaataattactttaaaatttattcaGATGTTCTTAAACTAAATGTTTGTTGCAATGTGAACTCcatagtaaatatatttttggatccatCCCTGGGTATAACCCGTATCTTTTGACGATCTTGAATGATTCATCTCTTAACAGATTTATGTATCTGTTGAGTTTCTTTGTCAATCTCAACTTCCAACAATATTTTGGAGTTAAATAGGAAGATTAAGTCGAAAACACTGGAGAAGGTAATGAAATGATGGAGCAAAAATATCACTTTAAGTCTCCTACTACAAAACCATCTATTTATTTATAGCtgagcagaaaaaaaaactcagaaatTCCCTAAAACAACCATGTATTGTTACACCAAACAAAGCCAACCTTGAGACCAACTTCATAAAACCATGATCTTGCGACTCTCAATagtatcaattaattttggcCCTATTTTTCCAAAAGCTTATTTGATCTTGTCGTCTAATTATTATGACGACATCCAGAGCCAGTCCTAGAATTTGAAAGGCTGgatgcaaaacaaaaaaaaaatgactactttttgaagtaaaaaaacTTGAAAGAACAAATAGAGAGTGGAATCGTGGCTGTTGGTTGTCGAGCCAGTGTTCTATTGATAATGTGAATATGAGTTTACCACTAGACTACAGAAAACATCTGCAATATGTAAtcgaatttaataaataaattatacggccgCAAGCTGGTGCTTCGTCAGCTTCGTGCAAGGGCCGGCACTGACGACATCAACATCTCTTGGTTCCAGAGGTGAGTCTgtcaattttatgttttttttttgtttgttttcagttTAATTTACGTTCAAAACACGTCTGAAAATGTGTAAAACGACCCTTTTATTGTTGTGACTTTCTAAAACGTCACAACTAATCACTACAAGTAAGATTCTATCTTTCTTAAGAAACTCTCCAAGAACAAGAATTTGATCCATTTACCGTCAAGTGACTAAAACGACCAAGAAGAACCGTATGTTTGATCTAATCTACATTATAATAGGACAGTTGCATCACTCCTGATGCGACATGTCAGCGATAAGTGggtttaacttttaaaaaatgtgaaaaaatgtcaagtCTGTGATTCAAACCCGAGttattgagatttgaacaacaacatttataccactgagataaatgattatttgtatattgatggctaaaacaaatatatatatttatgaaggtcggaaacctTTGCTTTTTCAGTTTTCTCTGTGGGATCcacacttatttattttatctaatgatttaataaatattttataactcacgttttgaaatgagattcgttaaaaaaaaagtccaGTAAACCTCTTTGGTCTGTAAGCGTTCTCTTCAATGGAAGTTTAgggctttcaatttttaatcatcggttcatgactcatctaagaaacacagattgactctttgagtttcatgaatcttctttagtctctacatctccccatctttaataaattcatcattggttcttttattttgcctgataaatcatgattgtgtggttttaattttctttggtcatccttagcttgcaccctttgatctaaccaagaagaagaaggagacatTTGTCGTTCAGGATGCCATCGAGGACTCAGCTGAGTCACATGGGAGACATACTATCTGTTGTCTGattgttcaagaagagtttatgtgatgtgaaacatatttgtttcttttcatcagttgctttgtttaatctttttCCTGCAAATAATGATGGGTTTGACAGTTCATTCATGGGAGccaagaagtaaaagaagaagaagccagtgagtgtttgacattttctgtcttcctgagtttttttttccattcattaaacttggattttgaagattatgtgcctcacattctttttattttgatggttgttaggttgaatgaagatcattgaataaagaaaatgtcgatgctcctgaagatttggaaagtactttatatttctttctctggTAATTCTAGTGACATAAATTTGAACCTTACAGAGGGTATATTGAAGAGCATCCTAATGATGAGGAAGAGGTGGAGGGAATTGATCTGCACCAGCAACGTTACCCGTGGGAGGGAAGTGACATAAATTACTTATACGATGAGGTAAGCATATCATTAGATGGTTTGCGGTCCATCTTTGAGAGCCGTCGATTGTAAGTGTCTATCGTTTTGAAGTTGTATGACACTAAGATGTAAAGAATTACTAATCACGATTACCTTACTAGCAGAGTTCTTTTGCACAGCTATTGTCAATGGAATTAACACTGAAAATTGATGGTGCTATATTTCATGTTCCAAATGCTAACGCAAGCTCCAATGTTGATTCTCAGCTTtaacatgccaaaatcacaatgcaGTGGGTGTTGTAAGGTAATTCAGTAGGCGCAAATgttcagttgaaaaaaattctaaactgtatttatgcatcaaacttaTCATCCGTAATATAATAATATGCTTTTTCTGTGCTATGAACCGTTTGTAAATAAATGTCTCGGATGTATATGACTGCTTAGTTTATTACTTTTGACAGTGAAATCACTAAGCTTGCAATGTGTCAGGACATCAAAAGCATCTCAGCTGATGGTTAGCTTTACAATTTCGttggtttctttttcctattatgttggatgaattattttagctaacaaaTATCGCAACAGAGCGCTGGCAATAActctaatagatttatatatacatttagaatTGGAAGTTTGGTGAGAACAGGAACAAATACTTATGTCACACTATTGGACAGTTATACGCCATTTCAAGAAaattgatttcttatatttcccaTAATCAGTAAGATTTTAACTGTTTTTTGTCTACTTTGCATTCATACCTCATTCTCCATCTAACTTCTCGGTGCTACTATATAATGATCAACTCATTTTCTGCACAAATAGGCAAGTGGGGATGTTACGTTGGGTGCTTGGTTTATTGGGCTTGGCTATACAAAGTCTGTTGTGACTCTAAAACTTTTACATCATTTAACATTGATTCTGGTTCTTGGGAGAATTGCGGATTGTGAATGAAAGGCACAAGCAGGGAACATATGTGTAGCTGCGTTCGACTCGACATGTAGCGGTATCTGCAGATCCGATGATCCCATTGTGGAGGTTAACATGCAATGTGTTGACCTGGAAATCATTATTTGGAAGCTAAATTTCGAGGCATTTCCTCAACATATAAATAGACCATAGACagagtttgatatttataatactcaGTGATCATGGAGTCTGCAGAAAACAGTCATTTTGCATATTATATATGGAACCAAGAGATATGTCatttgtttgatgattgtatTATGATAGCTACTAACACAGGAGATgactagagaaagagaaatgagtatGAAACTCTTATATGGGTAGTTTTGTAAACACATTTGGGTTTATTAATAGTTGTGACAAGCAATTATGTTTATACTAAAGGAAACCCGCCGCAGCGTCAATAACAAATGCGCCTGTTTTTTGGTTGTTTGGGATTGAAATAGCTTATGggttttctaaatcaatataattgatttgactaaagctatcttggatgacaaaaagaaggattgcaagtttaataacttctaCTTGTTCAATACTTAGTTATAATCGTAAgaatttattagaataaataaacagtttcaacaatatttaatatgtgatttaataaacaaaagaacatgtagaatttttaggatttaaagagattggagacaaTAGTTAATGAATATGAAAAGAATACGAAGCAGATGATGAAAAATGATTCGAGCAAATTAGTGGCAACATAGAGCTAACcgagataaaaatatcaatcaataaagaatgaaagaaTAATAAGCAGGGTTAAGTTATTACACAAACCAAAACTAAGACAAATCAAACGACAGAAcgtgaaaacaaatgtaaacaagACAAGAGGATATGGTGAAGATAAAATGCATCGAAAAACTGAATGCTAGATTAGTAagcaaaagacaaaaatagattaaaatgcaaaaaccTCTGCGCTTTGGCCCGGATAACGATCCCTAGTACAATCAATGTTTGTCTTAAATATCTCTTTATTTTTCACATCATGTACTTTCATTTGAATAATTCCAAGGTATTTACATATGCAAGAGATAGCATGTGCCGAAATTCATCATGAATTTTGGCATATGTAGTAATTTGCTAATTATTTATTAGTGTAGATAGTCAATTgctaaatttttaattgttaaaGGTGGTAAGGTTATCTTTCATGTTTTATTACTGcagttattagttttttttttccgtctagtgatattattattaaagGGACTaaatcccaaacaaaacaacataaagCCCAAAGAGACATATAAAAGGGTAAACCGTTCACCCAACATGAGCCACaactaggggtgggcgttcggatacccattcgggttcgggtcgggtatttcggattttcgggtatttcggtatagggATAGAGAACCCGTTcaggtatttctgtacttcgggtcgggttcgggtatttttagttcgggttcggttattttgaatcgggttcggatatttagattttaaaagaaattttttttttttcatttttttaagtttcttgtatttaaaaatatagatttcacttaactgattttttattttttatagattggatgtttaataggtttggagataataTTTCAATAACAAATAGATATTAATTTGGGTATTGTTTTTAAACTTTGaatgtaacttttgttaatacatgaaacaaaaagtttgacatgcattttaaatgaatatcaaatcattttctccataattatatatatatactttgatCATAAAGTATGtgtaacatcaatataaatatttttaaaaaaataagagatgtaaattagaaatataatggtaagtatatatatgttcggttatcttcggatatccattcgggttcggatattacccgttcgggttcggatatccaatctctgctaACTTAATACCCGTttgggtattttgctacttcggttcggatttcggttcgggtttttcgggtcgGATTCGGGTGCGGCTTCGGGTATCGGGTAAAATGCCCACCCCTAGCCACAACTACTACAACCAAGCCCAAAGGCTAAAACTTCAAACCCACGTAAAACGCGATCCACGTGTAGAAACAAGGAAGAAGCAAGACCACGTGTTGAACCTCAACTACGAAGGACACGCGTTGCCCTATCTTTCATCCGTCATCGCCGCTTCGAAAACCCACCGCCGGTTACGCTCACCGACATTTTCACCACAACTGAAATTATGCTATTGGCCGATGATGAAGAATCGCTCACACAGAGCCATCCTTTCAACGAGCCAAATCGCATACCAGATCAACGCTTCACAACTGGAATCAATCATCTTCAATCTAACCTACGGCCTCTGATTTACTTTAATCAAGGGAAAAGGAATCGATCAGAGggaaagagaagagagacgaTTGAGCGATGAAGCTGAGAGAAGCACCGATCAAAGAAACCGGGAGAACTCTGGTGAAGGACCGCCATCAACACCAAAAAAGGGTGACGCGGAGAAATAGTCGGACGTCCCTCACCGGAAGAGAAGACGAGGACGCCGGAGGCAAAGCCAGCAGACCATCAAGAGAAGGCACGTCTCCGGAAACATGGACCGGTCGGAGAACCCAAAACCGGTTGAAAGGCGCCGAAAAACAAACCGGCGAAAAGGAAAGGCTTCATCACATCTATATTTCCGTGAAAGATGTTAGTGAGGAAACAGAGAAGAGAGGGAAGCCTTTTGacctttgttttcttttaaattcaCGCATACTGCAGTTATTAGCTATCCATGACTCTTATGcgtttttaacatatttttgtgatttttgtctttttgtcgTTTTgataagggcaaatctccaaaatagcacatttctaagtttatatcacaaaaatagaactcaaaaactaaaatgaccaaaatagcacatttctaagtttatcctttgaaaattttaatttttttatttttcaaaatttgaaattttattcccaaaacctcatttctcaactctaaaccctaaactctaaatcctaaaccctaaaccctaaaccctaaatcctaaaccccaccctttaactctaaaccctaagtttgtgacttttgataaaacattaagtgctatttttgtgacttttgaccttgagtactagttttgatttagtgctatttttatctttttctcttttgataATCTTATTTGTTTTCACCTCCACCCTATAAAAACATGGTTTTTCACCATAAAAAACATTACTTTTCAAACccatattgtattttaaatttcatttttaactcTTTTACTGTCATGTCCTACTCCTAGCAAggttatgattttattattatcaCACCGAGGATTTGAACTTGTTTATAAGATCTGATGAGGTGGTCTATGTTTCACTTACATCGTACTACCcatcttttttctttataagtCCCCTCCACTCTCTTTATCTCTGTGTCCATCATCATACTTTCTagagacttcttcttcttcttatctttcCTTGATTTTTGATGGCACTATCTCTTCTCTCATACGACGTTACTGACCTCTGTCTCGGCAAGCCTCCTCTCCGTTGCCTCTCCGCCTCTTCCTCCTCCGTATCCGACGCCATCGCTGCCCTCAAATCCTCTgaagatcctttcctctccgtcTGGGACTGCAATCACGACCATGATGATGTGGCAGAGTGCGAGTGTCTGGGAAAGATATCAATGACTGACGTCATCTGCCACTTGTCCAAAGACGAAGTCCACACACTCTCTGCCTTAAACTCACCTGTCTCTGTTCTTCTCCCGACAACTCGCTCCTTAGTCCTCCATGTTCAACCCTCCTGCAGGTTTGTATTCTCGATTTCTCAAAATCCAAACAtgggtttttataaaatttcaatctTTCTCGCTCTTCCTCTGTTACTATGCtctgttttatataaaaattcgaTCTCTATATATTATTCCTCTGTTTTAAGCTCTGTTACGTCACTAAGATTaactttgatttgatttgttcaGCTTAGTTGAAGCCATTGATCTGATAATCCAAGGAGCACATAATCTGATTGTCCCGATCCAGACAAAGACCACCACCAAGAAGAGACAGCAAAACGACAACGTTTCACACACCACCACCACCCACTCGAACGGACAAAGATTCTGCTGGATCACACAAGAAGATATCGTACGCTTCCTCCTCGGGTGCATCGCCGCGTTCTCCCCTCTACCTTCGATGTCAATCTCCGATCTCGGCATCATCAACAGCTCACACGCAATTCTCGCCGTCGACTACAACTCCTCAGCCTCCGCCGTCGTCGCCGCCATCTCCCGCGCTCTCGCCGACCAAACCTCCGTCGCGGTGGTCGACAACGAAGGAGATGACTCAATGATGTACCTGATCGGAGAAATCTCTCCGATGACGCTAACTTGCTGCGACGAGACAGCTGCGGCGGCGGTGGCGACGCTCTCCGCCGGGTACTTGATGGAGTACTTAGACGGTGTGAATCCACCGGAGAGTCTCGTCCAGGAAGTGAGAGACCGTCTGGAGAGCAAAGGACAGATGGGTTTGCTCTCGCTTTTGGATTCTCTCTCGCTCTCGTCGTCGCCGACGTCGGGGTACTCTTCGGATGAAGAGTCTCCGGCGAGGTCGTTTGGGAGGTCGATGAGTATATCGACGAGAATGGCGAGGAAGGCGGAGGCGGTAGTGTGTAATCCGAAGAGCTCGTTGATGGCGGTGATGATTCAGGCGATTACTCACCGTACGAACTACACGTGGGTGATTGACAAGGATGGCTGTTTTGTTGGCATGGTTACTTTTGTTGATATCTTAAAAGTTTTTAGGAAATTTTTGtagaatatcttttttttttgtgcttttTTTGTCTATTACTAAAAcccaacaaaaaaacaataaaattgtgTTGTTAAGGGTTTTTTTggttgtgtgtttgtgtgtgtggatGAGGTTGTTTGGAGTTTGCTATTAATTTAAAAAGGAACAAAATATTTTCGTTTGTTTAAATATATCAATCActttaattttagaaaatatcataACATCACGTTATATCAACtaatttgtgatttgttttgtttaacaaAAGGGATTGAAGAAAGTTAACCACAGTTGTAACGATGGTATTGGTATGATAAATAATtgggaaaatttggaaaaatacttTGCAAAGagatattattttgaaaattgcattgtatttctttttaaacTACACTTTTTTAAGCTAAATGACTAGTTATCCTGACTAAAACGTATATacaacaagaaaataaatttattaaaattttaatttagatgacaaataataaaaataagatataaaataatcatCGTTAATACACATAATATATTACGTGAAAAAACTTGTAAAATTTTGATTCAGTGTTTTcgtgttttatattttgtatatttttctcttttttgaaatttttgggCATAGTAATGACCAATCCAGATTGTGTTCCTAGTTCTATAATCATTCAGTagagataaaaaaatttgaagttgCTATTTCGGTGAGATGATGAGTTATATTATGTATCAAAATGATCTTTGTTATGTAATATTCTCTAGTTATctaaagtttatattttttataacgaTAAACATTGAAatactataaaaataatatccaattatatattttaaagcaatatatttatttcagtaatttcgaaatttgaatattaatcattaaaagataaaatttaactTAAACCTGGTCAAGttgtctttttatatatttgataagtgtaattttcaaaaaaaattaaatcattgtatttttcaagtttgaaacataaataatgTGTTTTCCTAATTATCCCTAAATCATTACTTTTATATATGGGCAAATAGTTATGGGCAAT contains these protein-coding regions:
- the LOC106376107 gene encoding CBS domain-containing protein CBSX5 translates to MALSLLSYDVTDLCLGKPPLRCLSASSSSVSDAIAALKSSEDPFLSVWDCNHDHDDVAECECLGKISMTDVICHLSKDEVHTLSALNSPVSVLLPTTRSLVLHVQPSCSLVEAIDLIIQGAHNLIVPIQTKTTTKKRQQNDNVSHTTTTHSNGQRFCWITQEDIVRFLLGCIAAFSPLPSMSISDLGIINSSHAILAVDYNSSASAVVAAISRALADQTSVAVVDNEGDDSMMYLIGEISPMTLTCCDETAAAAVATLSAGYLMEYLDGVNPPESLVQEVRDRLESKGQMGLLSLLDSLSLSSSPTSGYSSDEESPARSFGRSMSISTRMARKAEAVVCNPKSSLMAVMIQAITHRTNYTWVIDKDGCFVGMVTFVDILKVFRKFL